In Fusobacterium periodonticum ATCC 33693, the following are encoded in one genomic region:
- a CDS encoding LegC family aminotransferase, whose amino-acid sequence MINLSVPNLSMDILDNLKECLESGWVSTGGRFIPEFETKVKNYMKTKCAAGVQSGTAGLHMSLQVLGIQRDEEVLVPTLTFIAAVNPTTYLGASPIFIDCDDSLCMDPLKLEKFCSEECDFKEGVLVNKKTNKKIRALVIVHIFGNMADMEKIMDIAKKYNLRVLEDATEALGTYYTEGRYKGKYAGTIGDIGVLSFNANKIITTGGGGMVVGDNEELVEKVRFLSSQAKKDTLYFIHDEIGYNYRMLNLQAALGTSQINQLESFIETKIKNYNIYKEELEKIEGLEILPFVEGIRANHWFYSLKIDKEKYGIGRDELLQKLVGGGIQTRPIWGLIHQQKAYSTYQSYEIEKALYYYDRILNLPCSSNLTEKEVYQVIEKIREFRK is encoded by the coding sequence ATGATTAATTTATCAGTTCCTAATCTATCAATGGATATTTTAGACAATTTAAAAGAATGTTTAGAAAGTGGTTGGGTTTCAACTGGAGGTAGGTTTATACCTGAGTTTGAAACAAAAGTAAAAAATTATATGAAAACGAAATGTGCAGCAGGAGTTCAAAGTGGAACAGCGGGTTTACACATGTCTTTACAAGTTTTAGGAATTCAAAGAGATGAAGAAGTCCTTGTACCAACTCTAACATTTATAGCAGCAGTTAACCCTACAACTTATTTAGGAGCTAGTCCTATATTTATAGACTGTGATGATAGTTTGTGTATGGATCCACTTAAGTTAGAAAAATTCTGTTCAGAAGAATGTGACTTCAAAGAAGGAGTATTAGTAAATAAAAAAACAAATAAAAAAATTAGAGCTTTAGTAATAGTTCATATTTTTGGAAATATGGCAGATATGGAAAAAATAATGGATATTGCAAAAAAATATAATCTAAGGGTATTAGAAGATGCAACTGAGGCTTTAGGAACTTACTATACAGAAGGAAGATACAAAGGAAAGTATGCAGGAACTATAGGAGATATAGGAGTACTTTCTTTCAATGCTAATAAAATTATCACTACTGGTGGTGGAGGAATGGTTGTTGGAGATAATGAAGAACTAGTAGAGAAAGTTAGATTTTTATCTTCACAAGCAAAAAAAGATACTTTGTATTTTATCCATGATGAAATAGGCTATAACTATCGTATGTTGAATTTACAAGCTGCTTTAGGAACTAGTCAAATCAATCAATTAGAAAGTTTTATTGAAACTAAAATAAAAAACTATAATATATATAAAGAAGAACTTGAAAAAATAGAAGGCTTAGAAATTTTACCTTTTGTAGAAGGAATAAGAGCAAATCATTGGTTCTATTCTTTAAAAATAGATAAAGAAAAATATGGAATAGGAAGAGATGAGCTACTTCAAAAATTAGTTGGTGGAGGAATACAAACAAGACCTATTTGGGGATTGATTCATCAACAAAAAGCATATTCAACCTATCAAAGTTATGAAATAGAAAAAGCACTTTACTACTATGATAGAATTTTAAATTTACCTTGCAGTTCTAATTTAACTGAAAAAGAAGTTTATCAAGTTATAGAAAAAATAAGAGAGTTTAGAAAATGA
- the rfbD gene encoding dTDP-4-dehydrorhamnose reductase, with amino-acid sequence MKLIFGANGKLGTDFRELLDSIGEKYIASDKDEVDITKADFLRAYVQTMHQNYKIDTIINCAGYNDVDMAETEKELCYKLNAEAPANLANIAAEIGADYITYSTDFVFNGLTTNYLYNESTGYTEEDEAHPLSTYAKAKYEGELLILQVIENPEITSKIYIVRTSWVFGKASMNFVDKIIELAKEKDELKVVDDQVSSPTYSKDLAYYSWELLKNSCESGIYHFTNDGIASKYEEAKYVLDKISWQGNLIAVKREDLGLLAERPKFSKLSCKKIKEKLGITIPNWKDAIDRYFKDNNK; translated from the coding sequence ATGAAACTAATATTTGGTGCTAATGGAAAGTTAGGGACGGACTTTAGAGAATTACTGGACTCTATAGGAGAAAAGTATATAGCAAGTGATAAAGATGAGGTAGATATAACTAAGGCAGATTTTTTAAGAGCCTATGTTCAAACTATGCATCAAAACTATAAGATAGACACTATCATTAACTGTGCTGGATATAACGATGTGGATATGGCAGAAACAGAGAAAGAATTATGCTATAAGTTAAATGCAGAAGCACCAGCAAATTTAGCTAATATAGCTGCTGAAATAGGTGCTGACTATATAACATATTCAACAGACTTTGTATTTAATGGTTTAACAACTAATTATCTATATAATGAAAGTACAGGATATACTGAAGAAGATGAAGCTCATCCACTATCAACTTATGCAAAAGCTAAGTATGAAGGAGAATTACTAATATTACAAGTAATAGAAAATCCAGAAATAACTTCAAAAATATATATAGTAAGAACTTCTTGGGTTTTTGGTAAGGCTAGTATGAACTTTGTGGATAAGATAATAGAATTGGCTAAAGAAAAAGATGAATTAAAGGTAGTTGATGATCAAGTTTCTTCTCCAACTTATTCTAAAGATTTAGCTTACTATAGTTGGGAATTATTAAAAAATTCATGCGAAAGTGGAATTTACCATTTTACAAATGATGGTATAGCTTCAAAATATGAAGAAGCAAAATATGTGTTAGATAAAATTTCTTGGCAAGGAAATTTAATAGCAGTAAAAAGAGAAGATTTAGGCTTACTTGCTGAAAGACCAAAATTTAGTAAATTAAGTTGCAAAAAAATAAAAGAAAAGTTAGGAATAACTATTCCAAATTGGAAGGATGCAATAGATAGATATTTCAAAGACAACAATAAATAA
- the rfbC gene encoding dTDP-4-dehydrorhamnose 3,5-epimerase, producing MKKIETEIKDLLILEPRVFEDSRGFFMESYNYNTFKEIGIDNIFVQDNISKSSKAVLRGLHFQKDEYAQAKLVYVLRGAVLDVTVDLRENSETFGKYEAVELNEKNKRMLFIPRGFAHAFLTLENDTEFIYKCDNFYNPKSEVGIVWNDVDLNINWNLEKYNIKEEELIISEKDKKNITFKEYRREK from the coding sequence ATGAAGAAAATAGAAACAGAGATAAAGGATTTGCTGATACTTGAACCTAGAGTATTTGAAGATAGTCGAGGTTTTTTTATGGAAAGCTATAACTATAATACTTTTAAAGAAATAGGAATAGATAATATTTTTGTACAAGATAATATTTCTAAGTCTTCAAAAGCTGTTCTAAGAGGACTACATTTCCAAAAAGATGAATATGCTCAGGCTAAATTAGTGTATGTACTAAGGGGAGCAGTATTGGACGTAACAGTAGATTTAAGAGAAAATAGTGAGACTTTTGGAAAATATGAAGCAGTTGAATTAAATGAAAAAAATAAAAGAATGCTCTTTATACCAAGGGGATTTGCACATGCTTTTCTTACCTTAGAAAATGATACTGAATTTATCTATAAGTGTGATAATTTCTATAATCCTAAGAGTGAAGTTGGAATTGTTTGGAATGATGTAGATTTGAATATAAATTGGAATTTAGAGAAGTACAATATAAAAGAGGAAGAATTAATAATATCAGAAAAAGATAAAAAAAATATAACTTTTAAAGAGTATAGGAGAGAGAAATGA
- a CDS encoding undecaprenyl-diphosphate phosphatase codes for MNALILVIILALVEGITEFLPVSSTGHMILVNKLIGGEYLSPTFTNSFLIIIQLGAILSVVVYFWKDLTPFVGTKEKFVLRFRLWLKIIVGVLPAMVIGLFLDDIIDKYFMNNVSIIAITLIVYGIIFIAIEVIYKIKNIKSRVKKFTELKYSTAFLIGFFQCLAMIPGTSRSGATIIGALLLGLSRPLAAEFSFYLAIPTMFGATALKLLKNGLVFTQVEWAYLALGSAISFVVAYIVIKWFMDFIKKRSFASFGLYRIILGIIVLVLLR; via the coding sequence ATGAATGCATTAATATTAGTTATTATTCTTGCTCTGGTTGAAGGAATTACTGAATTTTTACCTGTCAGTAGTACAGGACATATGATATTGGTAAATAAACTGATAGGTGGAGAATATTTATCACCAACTTTTACTAATAGCTTTTTAATAATTATACAATTAGGAGCAATACTTTCAGTGGTAGTTTATTTCTGGAAAGATTTAACACCTTTTGTAGGAACTAAAGAAAAATTTGTTCTAAGATTTAGACTATGGCTTAAAATTATAGTTGGTGTGCTACCAGCAATGGTTATAGGACTATTTTTAGATGACATAATAGATAAATATTTTATGAACAATGTAAGTATTATAGCTATAACTTTAATAGTTTATGGAATTATTTTTATAGCAATAGAAGTTATATATAAGATTAAAAATATTAAATCAAGAGTTAAAAAATTCACTGAACTAAAATATAGTACAGCATTTTTAATAGGATTTTTTCAATGTCTAGCTATGATACCAGGTACTTCAAGATCTGGTGCAACAATAATAGGAGCTTTACTTTTAGGTCTATCAAGACCACTAGCAGCAGAATTTTCTTTCTATTTAGCTATACCAACGATGTTTGGAGCAACTGCTTTAAAGTTACTAAAAAATGGTTTAGTTTTTACACAGGTAGAATGGGCTTATTTGGCTTTAGGTTCAGCAATATCCTTTGTGGTTGCCTACATTGTTATAAAATGGTTTATGGATTTTATTAAAAAAAGAAGTTTTGCTTCTTTTGGATTATATAGAATAATATTGGGGATTATAGTTCTTGTTTTACTGAGATAA
- the rfaD gene encoding ADP-glyceromanno-heptose 6-epimerase, whose amino-acid sequence MIIVTGGAGMIGSAFVWKLNEMGIKDILIVDKLRTEDKWLNIRKREYYDWVDKENLQEWLSCKENADKIEAVIHMGACSATTETDGDFLMDNNYAYTKFLWNFCAEKNIKYIYASSAATYGMGELGYNDDVTPEELQKLRPLNKYGYSKKIFDDWAFKQKSQPKQWNGLKFFNVYGPQEYHKGRMASMIFHTYNQYIENGYVKLFKSYKEGFKDGEQLRDFVYVKDVVDIMYFMLTNDVKSGIYNIGTGKARSFMDLSMATMRAASHNDNLDKNEVVKLIEMPEDLQGKYQYFTEAKINKLREIGYTKEMHSLEEGVKDYVQNYLAKEDSYL is encoded by the coding sequence ATGATAATTGTTACAGGTGGAGCTGGAATGATAGGTAGTGCTTTCGTATGGAAGCTTAATGAAATGGGTATAAAAGACATATTAATAGTTGATAAATTAAGAACAGAAGACAAGTGGTTAAATATTAGAAAAAGAGAATATTATGATTGGGTAGACAAAGAAAATTTACAAGAATGGTTATCTTGCAAAGAAAATGCTGATAAGATAGAAGCGGTTATCCATATGGGAGCTTGTTCAGCTACAACAGAAACAGATGGAGATTTTTTAATGGATAATAACTATGCATATACAAAATTCTTATGGAATTTCTGTGCAGAAAAGAATATTAAATATATCTATGCTTCTTCAGCTGCAACTTATGGTATGGGCGAACTTGGTTACAATGATGATGTTACTCCAGAAGAATTACAAAAATTAAGACCTTTAAATAAATATGGTTATTCAAAAAAAATATTTGATGATTGGGCATTTAAACAAAAATCTCAACCTAAACAATGGAATGGGTTGAAATTTTTTAATGTCTATGGACCTCAAGAATATCATAAGGGAAGAATGGCTTCAATGATATTCCATACATACAATCAATATATCGAAAATGGTTATGTAAAACTTTTTAAATCATATAAAGAAGGATTTAAAGATGGGGAACAATTAAGAGACTTTGTCTATGTAAAAGATGTTGTAGATATAATGTATTTTATGTTAACTAATGATGTTAAGTCAGGTATATATAACATAGGTACAGGAAAAGCAAGAAGTTTTATGGATTTATCTATGGCAACAATGAGAGCAGCATCTCATAATGATAACTTAGATAAAAATGAAGTTGTAAAATTAATTGAAATGCCTGAAGATTTACAAGGTAAATATCAATATTTCACAGAAGCAAAAATCAATAAATTAAGAGAGATAGGTTATACAAAAGAAATGCATAGTCTTGAAGAAGGAGTTAAAGATTATGTTCAAAATTATTTAGCTAAAGAAGATTCTTATCTATAA
- the fplA gene encoding autotransporter phospholipase A1 FplA has product MKKIIFLTYIFLIFNLSYAEEIQLKTREDVEIEKMEEQIKNLQDKIENTKKLKSAKDNKNLKVALVLSGGGVKGYAHLGVLRVLERENIKIDYITGTSIGAFVGTLYSIGYSVDEIEKFLDDVNVSNFLETIADNTNLSLEKKESLKKYSVHLSFDNELNFSFPKGLKGTGEAYLLLKELLGKYEYMDNFDNFPIPLRIVATNLNTGETKAFSKGDVAKALIASMAIPSIFEPMKIDGEIYVDGLVSRNLPVEEAYEMGADIVIASDIGAPIVEKDDYNILSVMKQASTIQASNITKISREKASILISPDVKDISALDSSKKKELMKLGKVAAEKEIDKIRLLTKVDNVKKKEKFVNDNDVKITINKIEYNNKFDKNTVIVLNDIFKGLLDKPVTKNDIDKKIIDVYSSKYMDKVYYTIDGNTLIIDGEKPHSNKVGLGFNYLTGYGTTFNIGSDLFFNGKFKNNINLNLKFGDYLGADLGTLSYYGVKNRFGFFTNIGYNESPFFLYENKRKIAKFINREAYFKLGIFNQPTNNTMLSYGVLSEFSSLKQDTGGNTSKSLEYSENSTKTYLSFKYDSLDSISNPMKGVKASFNYNFAGSFGNSKSNLYGPAYTVRGYVPLNPKFSLTYGLDYSSLRGDKIRADRRIKLGGMHTNMNNNEFEFYGFNYQEKQLKDLINLTLGFKHKVVYSLYFNTKFNIATFNEANSLQNNRARMWKNYSQGLGFSLSYDSPIGPIEFSVSSDLKNIKPIGSISIGYKFD; this is encoded by the coding sequence ATGAAAAAAATAATTTTCTTAACATATATATTTTTAATTTTTAATTTATCTTATGCTGAAGAAATTCAATTAAAAACAAGAGAAGATGTTGAAATTGAAAAAATGGAAGAACAAATAAAAAATTTACAAGATAAAATAGAAAATACAAAAAAATTAAAATCAGCTAAGGATAATAAAAATTTAAAAGTTGCCTTAGTTTTGAGTGGTGGTGGAGTAAAAGGTTATGCTCACTTAGGAGTTTTAAGAGTTCTAGAGAGAGAAAACATTAAAATAGACTATATAACAGGTACAAGTATTGGAGCCTTTGTTGGAACTCTATATTCTATTGGCTATTCTGTTGATGAAATTGAAAAATTCTTGGATGATGTAAATGTTAGTAATTTTTTAGAAACTATTGCTGACAATACTAATCTATCTTTAGAGAAAAAAGAAAGTTTAAAAAAATACAGTGTTCACCTTAGTTTTGATAATGAGTTAAATTTTTCCTTTCCTAAGGGTTTAAAAGGAACAGGAGAAGCATACCTACTTTTAAAAGAATTATTAGGAAAATATGAATACATGGATAATTTTGATAATTTCCCTATACCTTTAAGAATAGTAGCAACTAACTTAAATACAGGAGAAACTAAAGCTTTTTCTAAAGGTGATGTTGCAAAGGCTTTAATAGCTTCTATGGCTATACCTTCTATTTTTGAGCCTATGAAGATAGATGGTGAAATATATGTTGATGGTCTTGTTAGTAGAAACCTTCCAGTTGAAGAAGCCTATGAAATGGGAGCAGACATTGTTATAGCTTCTGATATAGGAGCTCCTATTGTAGAAAAAGATGATTATAATATTTTGAGTGTTATGAAACAAGCAAGTACTATACAAGCTTCTAATATAACTAAAATTTCAAGAGAAAAAGCATCAATTTTAATAAGTCCTGATGTTAAAGATATATCAGCTCTAGATTCATCAAAAAAGAAAGAATTGATGAAACTTGGTAAAGTTGCAGCTGAAAAAGAAATAGATAAGATTAGATTATTAACTAAAGTTGACAACGTAAAGAAAAAAGAAAAGTTTGTTAATGATAATGATGTTAAAATTACTATAAATAAAATAGAATACAATAATAAATTTGATAAAAATACTGTCATAGTTTTAAATGATATTTTTAAAGGTCTATTAGACAAGCCTGTTACTAAAAATGATATAGATAAAAAAATAATTGATGTCTATAGTTCTAAGTATATGGATAAGGTTTACTACACTATTGATGGTAATACTTTAATTATAGATGGAGAAAAGCCTCATTCAAACAAGGTAGGTTTAGGATTTAACTATTTAACTGGCTATGGTACAACTTTTAACATAGGTTCTGATTTATTTTTTAATGGAAAATTCAAGAATAATATCAACCTAAACTTAAAATTTGGTGATTATTTAGGAGCTGATTTAGGTACACTTTCATACTATGGTGTTAAAAATAGATTTGGTTTTTTTACAAATATTGGATATAACGAAAGCCCATTTTTCTTGTATGAAAATAAAAGAAAAATTGCCAAATTCATAAATAGAGAAGCATATTTTAAACTAGGAATTTTTAACCAGCCTACAAATAATACTATGCTTTCTTATGGAGTCTTGTCTGAATTCTCTAGTTTAAAACAAGATACTGGAGGGAATACTTCAAAATCATTGGAATATTCTGAAAATTCCACTAAAACTTATTTAAGCTTTAAATATGATAGTTTAGATTCTATTTCTAATCCTATGAAGGGGGTTAAAGCAAGTTTTAACTATAATTTTGCTGGTTCTTTTGGAAATTCAAAATCTAACCTATATGGACCAGCATATACTGTAAGAGGCTATGTTCCTTTAAATCCAAAATTTTCTCTTACTTATGGTTTGGACTATTCGAGTCTTAGAGGTGATAAAATAAGAGCTGATAGGAGAATTAAGCTTGGTGGGATGCACACAAATATGAATAATAATGAGTTTGAATTCTATGGTTTTAACTATCAAGAAAAACAACTGAAAGACTTAATTAACTTAACTTTAGGTTTTAAACACAAGGTTGTATATTCTCTTTATTTTAATACTAAATTTAACATTGCCACATTTAATGAAGCTAACTCACTACAAAATAATAGAGCTAGAATGTGGAAAAATTATTCTCAAGGTTTAGGTTTCTCTTTAAGTTATGATTCTCCTATAGGACCTATTGAATTTTCTGTATCTTCTGATTTAAAAAATATAAAACCTATTGGAAGTATATCTATTGGTTATAAATTTGATTAA
- a CDS encoding sulfite exporter TauE/SafE family protein, with protein sequence MFQDFDLIKFLILAVCCFIASVVDAISGGGGLISLPAYFAVGFPPHMALGTNKLSAFLSTFASAFKFWKAKKINVEIVSKLFAFSLAGAVLGVKTAVSIDTKYFKPISFAILIVVFLYALKNKAMGEVNRYKGTTPKTILLGKIMAFGLGFYDGFLGPGTAAFLMFCLIKIFKLDFSSASGNTKILNLSSNFASLVVFGFLGKLNWGYGISIALVMTVGAIIGSRLAILKGNKFIKPVFLVVTIVLILKMSVEIFF encoded by the coding sequence ATGTTTCAAGATTTTGATCTTATTAAATTTTTAATTCTTGCAGTTTGTTGTTTTATTGCCTCTGTTGTGGATGCTATTTCTGGTGGTGGTGGACTTATTTCCCTACCTGCATATTTTGCAGTAGGTTTCCCACCTCATATGGCATTGGGGACAAATAAACTATCAGCTTTCTTATCTACTTTTGCCAGTGCTTTTAAATTCTGGAAGGCTAAAAAAATAAATGTAGAAATTGTATCTAAATTATTTGCTTTTTCTCTTGCAGGAGCTGTTTTAGGAGTTAAAACTGCTGTTTCTATAGATACAAAATACTTTAAACCTATTTCTTTTGCAATTTTAATAGTAGTTTTTCTTTATGCTTTAAAAAATAAAGCTATGGGTGAAGTAAATCGCTATAAAGGAACAACTCCAAAAACTATTTTACTTGGAAAAATTATGGCTTTTGGTCTAGGTTTCTATGATGGTTTCTTAGGGCCAGGTACAGCAGCATTTTTAATGTTCTGTCTAATTAAAATTTTTAAACTAGACTTTTCTTCAGCAAGTGGAAATACTAAGATTTTAAATCTTTCAAGTAACTTTGCTAGTTTAGTTGTCTTTGGATTTTTAGGAAAATTAAACTGGGGTTATGGTATTTCCATTGCACTTGTTATGACTGTTGGAGCTATTATTGGTTCAAGACTTGCAATACTAAAGGGAAATAAATTTATTAAACCTGTATTCCTTGTAGTAACTATAGTTTTAATATTAAAAATGTCTGTAGAAATATTCTTTTAA
- a CDS encoding aldose epimerase family protein: MEEIKVYKLENEFLKVELLNLGATIKKIEVKDKNGNFRNVVLGFDDIEKYRENPAYFGAVIGRTAGRIKNAELKIGDKVYNLDSNNNGNTLHGGKNSISHRFLTVEKIKNGFTFSIKSPHLDNGYPANLEIKVSYILNKNELEVKYFAKADSLTYLNLTNHSYFNLSGNSENTIYEDILKINSDYLVGIDENSIPCETIALDNNIFNFKKSKKLKDFFTATDVQKTIANDGIDHPFIFNEKIGKLEIENLESGIKMSVETDNPAVVIYTGNYLQDIGFKKHSAICFETQEVPNLYLNPSFIDENKAYERYTKFIFNKI; encoded by the coding sequence TTGGAAGAAATAAAAGTATATAAATTGGAAAATGAATTTTTGAAAGTTGAGCTTTTAAATTTAGGAGCTACTATAAAAAAGATTGAAGTAAAAGATAAGAATGGAAATTTTAGAAATGTTGTTCTTGGTTTTGATGATATTGAAAAATATAGAGAAAATCCTGCATATTTTGGAGCCGTAATAGGTAGAACTGCTGGAAGAATAAAAAATGCAGAATTAAAGATAGGAGATAAAGTATATAACTTAGATAGTAATAATAATGGAAATACTTTACATGGTGGAAAGAACTCTATCAGTCATAGATTTTTGACAGTAGAAAAGATTAAAAATGGCTTTACTTTTTCTATAAAAAGTCCTCATTTAGACAATGGCTATCCTGCTAATCTTGAAATTAAAGTTAGTTATATTTTAAATAAAAATGAATTGGAAGTTAAATATTTTGCTAAAGCTGATAGTTTAACTTATTTGAATTTAACTAACCATAGTTATTTCAATCTAAGTGGAAACTCTGAAAATACTATCTATGAAGATATTTTAAAAATTAATTCTGACTATTTAGTTGGTATAGATGAAAATTCTATTCCTTGTGAAACTATAGCTCTAGATAATAATATTTTTAACTTTAAAAAGTCTAAGAAATTAAAAGATTTCTTTACAGCAACTGATGTTCAAAAAACTATTGCTAATGATGGTATAGATCACCCTTTTATCTTCAATGAAAAAATAGGAAAATTAGAAATAGAAAATCTTGAATCAGGAATTAAGATGTCTGTTGAAACAGATAATCCTGCTGTTGTTATCTACACTGGAAACTATTTACAAGATATAGGCTTTAAGAAACACTCAGCTATCTGTTTTGAAACTCAAGAAGTTCCAAATCTATATCTTAACCCAAGTTTTATAGATGAAAATAAGGCTTATGAAAGATATACAAAATTTATTTTTAATAAAATTTAA
- a CDS encoding MotA/TolQ/ExbB proton channel family protein, producing MKDEKKFIYFLFIATCILGLVGQLFLMNFKILQLFNFFNINVVFFWLIFGIFIYFTLFNKKIKNQERTIKELDDINTFFETEKLLDKNITEKEILKIKNEFFSKEEDIEKYPLLSKVWKEYSSSFLKTDENSYYQIIDAEDLFNENSLVKEKMNMKILNYIPQLFVGLGIFGTFLGLSLGLSQINLKDTGDLGQISNLIEGVQTSFYTSLYGMFFSISITLLFNNYMSQIEKRIFILRNKLNNLFFLNNGGEIIQDMRTELKEIRAYNSDMASQITNGINKELVQMTSVLDNKISGFTNGITGTFQQTMSENLEKIFSEDFIKDFANIKDEFLEASRENNKFIADYKNEMKEIVTTTKSLKDEFLVFADEINQKYNNTNENLKENFEKISIVLNDIKEIHSSINEFTENVQFIATENKQIISDFKDVSLNLKEFSKGQDTILELWEGYKDSFAGFEDSINSNFENYQSILEDVSDKYGNTIDKLTTEYVKTMNMGMEDVFRGYDNHLTEIIEKFQGVLRNFKENLELSDENLKVNVELLQENLENQSILGELNKDISEKNRILLEKIQKTQQHLEFLEKKGDQ from the coding sequence ATGAAAGACGAGAAAAAGTTTATCTATTTTTTATTTATTGCAACATGTATATTAGGATTAGTAGGACAATTATTTTTAATGAATTTTAAAATATTACAATTGTTCAACTTTTTTAATATAAATGTTGTATTTTTTTGGCTAATTTTTGGAATATTTATTTATTTCACCTTATTTAATAAAAAAATTAAAAATCAAGAAAGAACTATTAAGGAACTAGACGATATTAATACATTTTTTGAAACTGAAAAATTATTAGATAAAAATATAACTGAAAAAGAAATTTTGAAAATAAAAAATGAATTTTTTAGTAAGGAAGAAGATATAGAAAAATATCCATTGCTTTCAAAAGTTTGGAAAGAATATAGCTCAAGCTTTTTAAAAACTGATGAAAATAGCTACTACCAAATAATTGATGCTGAAGATCTATTTAATGAAAATTCTCTAGTGAAAGAGAAAATGAATATGAAAATCTTAAATTATATTCCTCAGCTTTTTGTAGGGCTTGGTATTTTTGGAACTTTTTTAGGTTTGTCACTGGGTTTATCTCAAATAAATTTAAAAGATACTGGAGATTTAGGGCAAATTAGTAATTTAATAGAAGGAGTACAAACATCATTTTATACAAGTTTATATGGGATGTTTTTTTCTATTTCTATAACTTTACTTTTCAATAACTATATGAGCCAAATTGAAAAAAGAATATTTATCTTAAGAAATAAATTAAATAACTTATTTTTCCTAAATAATGGTGGAGAAATTATACAAGATATGAGGACTGAATTGAAAGAAATAAGAGCATATAACAGTGATATGGCTAGTCAAATAACAAATGGAATTAATAAAGAATTAGTTCAAATGACTTCTGTTCTTGATAATAAAATATCTGGTTTTACAAATGGAATAACAGGGACATTCCAACAAACAATGAGTGAAAATCTTGAAAAGATATTTTCAGAAGATTTTATTAAGGACTTTGCAAATATAAAAGATGAGTTTCTTGAAGCTTCAAGAGAAAATAATAAGTTTATAGCTGACTATAAAAATGAAATGAAAGAAATAGTTACAACAACAAAATCTCTTAAAGATGAATTTTTAGTTTTTGCTGATGAAATAAACCAAAAATATAACAATACAAATGAAAACTTAAAAGAAAATTTTGAAAAAATTTCAATAGTATTAAATGATATAAAAGAAATACACAGTAGTATAAATGAATTTACAGAGAATGTCCAATTTATAGCAACTGAAAATAAACAAATAATATCAGATTTTAAAGATGTAAGTCTAAACTTAAAAGAATTTTCAAAAGGTCAGGATACAATATTAGAGCTATGGGAAGGATATAAAGATAGCTTTGCTGGTTTTGAAGATAGTATCAATAGTAACTTTGAAAATTATCAAAGTATACTAGAAGATGTATCTGATAAATATGGAAATACAATAGATAAATTAACAACTGAATATGTTAAAACTATGAATATGGGAATGGAAGATGTATTCAGAGGCTATGATAATCACTTAACAGAAATTATAGAAAAATTCCAAGGGGTTTTAAGAAATTTTAAAGAAAATCTTGAACTTTCAGATGAAAATTTGAAAGTTAATGTAGAGTTATTACAGGAAAATTTAGAGAATCAATCTATATTAGGCGAATTAAATAAGGACATCTCTGAAAAAAATAGAATATTACTAGAAAAAATTCAAAAAACTCAACAACACCTTGAATTTTTAGAAAAAAAAGGTGATCAATAG